GTGTAGAACCTCCTGAGCCCTGTGATATCAGCGTGGTTTCTTTTGCCATGCCGTTTACCAGCATGACCAGAAGGGACAATGCATCTGCAAAGGAATGGACCTCGGAACGGTGGGCACAGAGCCGTCTGCTGGGTGAGATATTCAGCCAGACTTTTGTCCGCGAGATCGTGACACATCTAATGAGTCAAGGCATCCTTGCAGTTTCGCCGGACGTGACTCCAATGTTCAATAAGAAGCGTTATCCTAAAGTGGGATGGGCTTCCCCCTGGTCCCACAGGCATATCGCCTATGCAGCAGGACTCGGCACTTTCGGCATGAATGACTTCCTTATCACGGAGAAGGGAGCTGCACATCGTGTGGGCAGCTTTGTGGTCAACCTTAAGCTGAAGCCGAACCGTGAGCGCCCGGATGATATCCATGCCAACTGTCTTCACTATCAGGGAATAGACTGTCTGAAATGTGCGGCAAGGTGTCCTGTAAATGCCATAACCAGAGAGAATGCGCACGACAAGGAGGTCTGCTACAGGAAGGTCGCCGCTTCCTTGAAGCACTGCAACAGGAAATATCATATATTCATCTACGGGTGCGGACTTTGTTCCACGGGTGTCCCGTGTGAATCAGGCATTCCTGAACTGCTGCGACGGTAGGAAAAGTATCCGGCAAATCACACAGAGCATGAGAACGCACGTCCTGCGAGCAGAGCTTTTCTCAAAGGTCGTATCTCAAGCCGTGAACGGTCGATGCCTTCGGCTATATCACATAGCTTTCTGATATTGTATCCAAGGGCAGCAGCCTTATCAAGTATACGTTCAAAGTCGGCTTTGAAGGCGCCGCCCTCTATCTCTGTATGTACTGGAAGAACCTGAGGCACACTGCTGCCGGCATTTTTTTCAAGTGCTGTGAGGACGCCGTCAGTTCCGACTTCTTCTATGCATGGAATGTTCGAGGGTATTTCAAGCAGGCCGTTTTCTTCAAAAATGAAAGGGACCTGCGCCCGTGTGCAACTGAGATATTTAAAGCCCCAGGCAGCGGCCTCTTTCAAGGCGGATGTGTTCATCATCCACCCGGGTGCTCCGAATGCACCTGGTGCGGTTCCGGTTGCGTCCATATAAGCGCCCACCATTTTTCTGAACCACTCGTGAATGCCTTTTCTGCCCATGATGCCGAGCCAGTCCTGCCACAGCCTGTGATCCCATGCATGGCAGGCGGTCTCATGGCCGAGTTCTGCTATCTGGCGTACTGCTTCGGGATTTGCGGATGCAATCATCGGGGCCTTGAGCAGCGTCCCGTAAAGGGCAGTTTCAATGCCGTATGTGCCTGGTGCGTTCGACTTGAGCATTTTCATGAAAAAACGCGGTCTGAACATCTGGATTATCGCAAGACCTGAACGGTCCGGCCCGAAGGTTACGAAAAAGCTCGCCTTGAGATTACGTTCTCCCAGTGTTTTAAGAAGAGACGGGAGACCGTCCCTGAAACCCCGGTAGGTATCTATATCTACTTTGAGAGCAAGTTCGGGCATTTAAAATTCCTGAATATGAATCTGCAGATCGTCAGACTGCATGTAAACCGGTATCATCATATTTAAGTTATATCCGGTTTTCATGCAGTCCCAATGCATCATGCCTTCTTTTTGTCGGATTCTAAAGTTCATCAAGAAACGCGTTCAAAGTGCGTTTGAGCGCATCATCAAGTTTGATCTTGGGGGACCAGCCCAGGATCTCCTTTGCCTTTTTGATTGAAGGCACCCTTGTCTGTATGTCCTGGTAGCTTTCTCCGTAGAATTTCTTTGCATCCTGTATGACAATCTTGGAGAACTTCTTGTCTTTTTTGTGTGCCGGATGCTCCTTGAACATGACGAGCAGCTTTTCCGCCAGGTCTTTTATAGAGCAGTTGTTTGCGGGGTTTCCGATATTGAATATCTGGCCGGAAGCCTTGCCGCCTTCATTCCTGATAATTCGCATAAGGCAGTCTATGCCGTCGTCGATGTATGTGAAGGACCTGCTCTGTTTGCCGCCGTCCACCAGCACGATGGGTTCCTTATATACGAGAGATGCGATGAACTGTGTGACAACGCGAGAAGAGCCTTCCTTGGCTGTTTCTAAAGAATCAAGTCTCGGGCCGATCCAGTTGAAAGGCCTGAAGAGTGTGAAATCAAGCAGTCCCTTTTCGCCGTATGCCCAGATGACCCTGTCCATCAGCTGCTTTGAACATGAATAAATCCAGCGCTGCTTGTTGATCGGGCCGAGAATGAAATTGGATTCGTCCTCCTTGAATTCCTTGTCCGTGCACATGGCGTAGACCTCGGATGTTGAAGGGAATATCACGCGCTTTTTGTACTGTACGCACTGGCGTACTATCCTAAGATTCTCTTCGAAATCAAGCTGGAACACACCCAGCGGATTTTCCACATAAGTTTTCGGGGTGGCGATGGCGACCAGCGGAAGAACGGCATCGCACTTTTTTATGTGGTATTCTATCCATTCCTTGTTAATGGCTATGTCGCCCTCGACGAAATGGAAGCGGTTGTTGTCCAGTATGCCGGTCATTGCAAGCTTGTCGTCCCTCAAGTCCATTCCGTATACTTCCCAGTCCGTATCGCGCATGATTGTCGCGCTTAAATGTGAACCGATGAAACCGTTTACGCCGATAATAAGTACTCTCATGTCAATTTTTCTCCTTCATGATTTTTAAAGAACCGGTGGAGATCGTCTCCTGCCAGTGTTTTTCCGCCGATTTCTATCTCTATCGGAACTATCGAGCCTTTTCCTGAGCCGATAAGGAGGTTCTCTCCATATTCTATCCGGCCGGGCTCGGAAAAGGAGTTTTCAAGAATTGAGACCTTCCAGAATATGATTTTATCTTCACCGAGCATGGAATAGGCCCCGGGGTAGGGACGGGTTACACCTCTCACCAGATTGTATATCTGTAAGGCTTCCACGTTCCAGTCGATGCGGCCGTCTTCAGGTTTCCTTCCTCCGAAATATGAGCCTTTGCTAAGGTCCTGAGGAGTCTTCTTCACAACGCCTCGGGCCATATCGGGCAGGCATTCATCAAGCATGAGCGCTGCCTCGTTCTGTAGTTTTCCGAAGAGCGAATGGGCAGTATCGTCATGGGAGATTTCAACGCGCCTCTGCGCGACAATCGCCCCTGCGTCGGGTTTGACCTCCATTTCATGCAAAGTTACACCTGTCTCGGTTTCGCCCTTTATAATTACCCAGTTGACCGGGCAGCGGCCACGGAATTTCGGGAGCAGCGAGCCGTGCAGGTTATATGCACCGTATTTGGGAATAGAAAGGATATCGCCGGAAATCATATACCTGTAATAGAAGCTGAATATGTAATCCGGTTTCATGCCGATGATTTCGCTGATCCATTCCGGAGTGTTCGGACTTGTTGGTGTTACAAAAGGTATGCCCTTATCGCGGCACAGTGACTTGACCGAAGAAAACCATACGTTCTCGTCAGGATTGTCCTCATGTGTGAATACCAGAGGGATTGAGAAGCCGTGCTCGATCAGCTTCGATATCCCTGTGACTCCCATGTTGTGGTAGGCAAAGACTATCGCCTTCATTCCGCTACGCATTCAAGCGCCTCCATTGTCTTCTGTGTCGTTAGCTCCTCAAAAACGGGATCATGAGCATCCTGTTTCGCTCCTCGAGCCAAGCGTAGCGAAGGCGAAGAGACATACATGACTGTATGCCTGCGCAGCTCCCTCCCTGACTCCTCGGATTGATCTTTAATGCAAAGCGGAATCATGTATTCTCCTTATCGTATATGGAGGACGTTTCTTGACCTCCTTATATATCCTGCCCACATATTCCCCCATGATGCCGAATGCAAGGAATTGTGCTCCTATGAAGAAGAACAGTACGGCAAACAGTGTGAATACGCCCTGCGCCGCCCAGTCTGCACCGAAATAAAACCTGGCCACAGCCAGCACTATACCCAGCGATGTACCTGCTATTGCCAGAATCAGGCCTGTATAAAGCAGGAGTTTAAGGGGAAAATCGGAAAATGAAGTAACAAGGTCGAACTGAAGCGATATGAGTTTTGCTATCGAATATTTGGATTCTCCTGCGAACCTCTCTTCATGCCCTACCTCGATCTCGGTCACCTTTTTTGCAAACGTCGTGGCAAGCGCAGGAATAAAGGTTGAATGCTCCTGGCTCTTTACCATCAGATCAACCACCTCGCGTCTGTAAGCCCTTAGCATGCATCCCCAGTCGCTAAGGTTCACGCCTGTGATTTTCCTTGCCCAGCCGTTTACTATCCTGCTCGGAAGCTTTCTGAATATCGAATCCTTGCGCGCATGTCTCACAGTGCCTACGACCTCAAACCCGCCTTCCTCCATGGTTGATACAAGCCTGGGGATTTCTTCGGGCGGGTTCTGCAGGTCTGCATCCATCGTTATGATTATCTCGCCCGTACAGCTTTCAAATCCTGCAAACACTGCAGAATGCTGACCGTAATTTCTCATGAGTTCGACTATCCTGATCTTTTCGCTGGCCCGGGCTTTTAGAATTTCAAGCGAATTGTCCGAACTGCCATCATCGACAAGCACGATCTCGTAATCCCTGTGCATGCCTTCCATTACCGGCACGAGCCTTTCAAAGAGCCTGTCAAGCCCCTTTTCCTCGTTGTAGACCGGAATAACCACAGATATCTTGTCCACTTCAGCTGACCTCCCGGATATTTCCGTATATATATTTCCTGTTTATGAAAAGCACAATACTGCCTATTCCTACCGCCAGCCACAGGGTAAATACCCTGGCCATGATGGTAGCTAACCCCGCCGCCTGCGCCGGCACCCCTTCATGCACGATAAGTCCCATGAGACCGGCATCCGTAACTATAAGCCCGCCTGGCAGCATGGAAATAACGCCTATCAGTGTGGAAAAACCGAATATGGCGGTAGATTTTATTATTCCCATATCGAAACCCAGTCCATTGAGGATTAGAGTAAGCGCCACGCCCTCGCTTGTCCATGCGATAAGCGTTATTGCAAATGAAGCGATAAGCGTTCTGAAACCGAAAAGGCCGAACATGTCATCGACAGCCTTTCTAAGGTCATCGGCCCTGTGTTTGAGAGATGGTATCTTTGCGAGAATATCTATGCAGAAACCGGAAAATTTCTGGTTCAGCGCCAGAAGCGGCAGCACACAGAGTATGAGAGCGGCCCACATCCCCTTTGCAAAGAGGCCTACGGCAAGAAGAGATATTACACTCAGGCCTATCATGTCCATGTAAAGCTCAGCTGCGATAACCGGGGTCGATGAAATGAACGACCGGCCGGATAATTTCTTGAGCATCTGACTTTTTATCAGGAGGCCGATCTTGCCCGGCGTTGCGCTCATTGAAAGGCCTGAAACAAATATCACAAGGCTTTCTTTCAGGGTTGTCTCATAACCCATTTTTTTAAGGTATATATGCCATCGTCCGAATTTGATCATGTCATTCATGAAACCGAAAAAGGCGATGAGCGGTATAAGATACCACGGGAAATTCCTGAGCTCATTGCCCGCCTTCAACACATCACCCCACATGCCTATGCTTGTAAATGCGATTGCGGCAAGAATAATCGTGAAGATAAGGCCTTTCTTCAAGCAAGAATCCTTTTTACCGCCCTGACAACGCTTATAACCTCTTCCTCGGTCATGGAAGGATATATCGGCAGGCTCAAAATTTTTTCTGAGGTATTTTCAGTAACGGGAAGGCTCGTTTCGCCGAACATGTCTTTGACGTATTTGAGGGTATGGCATGCTGGAAAATGAATGCCGTAGCCGATGTTCTCTTCGGCGAGGGCGGCCATGAATTCTCCGCGGCTCATGCTGGTGACCTTTACAACGAAAAGGTGCCAGGAGTGTTTGTGATCGTAGGAGGGGATACCGGGCAGGTCAATGCCCTTTATGTCTTTCATGCCTGCAAGGTAGGCATTTGCAATCTCGCTGCGTTTTTTTGTTATTATGCCGAGTTTTTTCATCTGGGCGATGCCTATTGCCGCCTGAACGTCGGTCATGTTGTATTTATAGCCCGGTTCCGTGATGTCATAGCTCGGGTCGGAACCTTTGCCGTAGCGTTTCCATGCGTCACGCTCTATGCCGTGGAACCTCAATATCCTGATACGCTTCATGAGTATTTCATCGCTTCCGGTTATCATGCCGCCTTCGGTTGTCGTTATGTTCTTGATAGGGTGGAATGAAAAGATCGCCAGATTTTTCGAACCTATATGTTTGCCCTTGTAATGTGTGTCTATGGCGTGCGCCGCATCTTCTATGATCGGGATATTTCCCGCAGCCGCCTCGATTGCATCCATATCTGCCGGGGCACCTGCAAAATGTACTGGGATGATCGCTTTAGTCTTTTTTGTTATGAGACGTGCGATATCTTCTGGTTTCACCATAAGCGTGTCATAGTCGCAATCGGCAAAAACCGGCCTGGCTCCAGCAAGCGCTATCTGGTTTACGGTGGAAGCGAATGTCATGGAAGGGGTGATGACCTCGTCTCCGGCGCCTATTCCGAGCGCTTTGAGCGTAAGGTGCATGCCTGCAGTCGCCGAGACAAGGGCTATTCCTTCCCTGGCGCCGGTGAGAGAGGCGTATATTTCCTCGAATTCCTTGCATTTCGGGCCTGTAGTGATCCATCCGCTTCTAAGAACCTTCGTTACTTCCTCGATTTCTTCTTCGCCTATGAAAGGCCTGCTCATGGGAATGAATTCGTTCATTTTTCATCTCCTATTTCGTAGGCTATGCATTTGCCCACTTCATACAATTTATTCCAGCCGGGCTCTTTTACCTCATCATGGGCCAGGATAATCCCGTGAGTATTAAGTGCCCATCTTTTAGCCGGACCCTTTTCTGTAAACACAGTGTAAGGCTTATCCAGATAAAAGATTATCTTTGCGTCGTCAGATGAGAGGTATGAAACCTCCCTGTCCGTGCTCTTCAGCATATTGACCTCGGACCGTAGGTTTCCGGGCAGTTTCGAGACAAAGGGTACTATTCCTGCCGAATAGATAAGCCACACCGAAAGCAGACCGGCCATTACCGGAACCGGCTTTGTCCTTATGGAATAAAAGCCCGTGTATATACCGATAACAAGCAGCATTGCGGCAACGGGCATGAGGTCCTTAACATTAGCCACAGGTATGAGACCGGGTTTTATTGTGAGGATGAAGACCGGTGCAATCAGACATAACGAGAACAGCAGGCCGGATATGCTGAAGAAAAGCCGGTATCCACTGGATGTGCCGGCGCTTTCAATCTCCGAAAGGAAAAAGCCAACAGTCATCGCTGCAAATGGAAGTGCAGGCAGTATGTAATATGACCTGCGCGAGCCGGATAAGGTGAAGAAAAGAAATATGCCTGCAAAGTAGAGCAGAACGGTTTTCATACCCTGATTAGTGAACCTTTTCTGGCGGAAGATATACACGAACACTGCGGGAAGGAGAATGGACCACGGAGCGAACAGGTCGAATATCCTGATGAAATATACATAGAAAGCGTCTTTATGATCAAAGGGCGAAAAGAACCTCACCACGTTTTCTTTCCATACAAGATCAAGCGGTTCCATTGAACCCGTTACGGCAGAAGCCAGTGCAGGGATGGAAATAAATATCAGGAATCCGAATACTACTGCAGAAATGAAGATATGAGGCTTCGGAAACCATTTCCAGTCTTTCAGGACGAGCGATGCCAGAATTATGGCGAGTGCCGGTGCTCCCACTGCGGGCAGGCCTTTCAGGTTTGCACCCAGGCCTGTAATTGCCGCGAGAATAAAGAGCCATGCCTTGCCGGAATCATCCTTGTGTCTCAGAAAATACCATATGGCCAGCATGATGATGGCGGCATTTGACATCTCCACCTGAGCGTTCCTGCCCCAGAACATGAATCCGTAACTGCTCGCAAGCGCCATTATCGAAAGTATTCCCGCCTTTTTCCCGGCAAGTCTCGATGCGGTCGAATATGTGAGGATAAGCCAGATAACCGCCCAGATTACCGAGGGCATGCGGGATGCCGCCTCTGTTACACCGTCCGTGATGTATCCGAAAGGTATGACCTGCCAGTATGATAAAATTGGTTTGTCCCAGTAGGGGTAGTTGCCTAGCATCGGGTGAAAGAGGTCACCTGTTCTGAACATGTAGCGTGCGATAACAGCCCAGCGGCCTTCGGAGCCCCACAGGGAGGGCATGCCGATGTTTATTAAAAGAGCCGCAGCCGCAATGATTATGACAGCCGGCGCCATCCATGAACTGACATCGATCCCGTGTGACTTATCTTTATAATCCATTCTTAACCCTCAACCCAGCGTTTCCAGATTTCAACATCCTTGTCGGTGTCCGAGACTATCCTGGTGTACCTCTCTTTTATAAGCTGCTTCAGCCCATCGTCTGTCCTGACAGGTATTATCATCAGGTAAGATGTCCCGGGGCTTTTGATCAGTTTTTCAAATACATCCCTGTTCTCGATATTCTCAACATAAAAGTTACCGTAAAAAGGAGAAAACGCCTCAAGCGACTCGGTAAGCTGATAGCCTGTTACCTGTGAACCATTGGCATACTCTCCTATTTGCGTGAAAAGCGGCTTGTAGCTTTTCTGGATATCGACGAGAGGAATCACGAAAGGTATCCATAAAACGATCAGGAAAGTCCATGAAACAACCAGTACGAAAGCGAGTCCGGGTTTGAATATCCTGTATACGAATACCGGAAGGGCAAGCCCTGTGAGAAGCAGCAGAACCGCCGTCAGGTATGCGCCGTGAAATTTCATCACATATACAAAAGGAAGCAGTAGCGAACAAACAGAAACAAGGATGATGATAATCCAGAAAAACACCTTGTCCGTTCTTGAAGACGCTTCGGTTATCACATGCTCCATCCACAGGGCCGCCATGACTGCCATTGCGGGAAGAAGAGGCAATATATAAAGCCCGCGTTTTGTCGATGCAATGCTCAAAAGAATAAATCCTGCAATAAACCATGATACGATAAATTTTTTTTCGTTCGTGTAATTTCTGATTGAGATAAAGAAAGGTACAAGGATGAGCGACCAGGGCGCCGCATCAGCCCATATGGTCGTAAAGTAATAGTAAAATGGCCTTACATGTCCGCCTGAATATATGCCTATGTTTAGGAACCTTCC
The nucleotide sequence above comes from Desulfomonilia bacterium. Encoded proteins:
- a CDS encoding epoxyqueuosine reductase; translation: MAENTYRHRIKERYRLFSFLSDIGGMKNALGEMRGLFLPEQPVLNREAFISDIRDAYDEEWFIRTIKEKVSTHPENAMEYPYYGEPVFVEPLIGFVRGDDPIFEKFREVIGPHHFTPWEIMKWQAGKNGVEPPEPCDISVVSFAMPFTSMTRRDNASAKEWTSERWAQSRLLGEIFSQTFVREIVTHLMSQGILAVSPDVTPMFNKKRYPKVGWASPWSHRHIAYAAGLGTFGMNDFLITEKGAAHRVGSFVVNLKLKPNRERPDDIHANCLHYQGIDCLKCAARCPVNAITRENAHDKEVCYRKVAASLKHCNRKYHIFIYGCGLCSTGVPCESGIPELLRR
- a CDS encoding polysaccharide deacetylase family protein, which encodes MPELALKVDIDTYRGFRDGLPSLLKTLGERNLKASFFVTFGPDRSGLAIIQMFRPRFFMKMLKSNAPGTYGIETALYGTLLKAPMIASANPEAVRQIAELGHETACHAWDHRLWQDWLGIMGRKGIHEWFRKMVGAYMDATGTAPGAFGAPGWMMNTSALKEAAAWGFKYLSCTRAQVPFIFEENGLLEIPSNIPCIEEVGTDGVLTALEKNAGSSVPQVLPVHTEIEGGAFKADFERILDKAAALGYNIRKLCDIAEGIDRSRLEIRPLRKALLAGRAFSCSV
- a CDS encoding glycosyltransferase → MSGRSAEVDKISVVIPVYNEEKGLDRLFERLVPVMEGMHRDYEIVLVDDGSSDNSLEILKARASEKIRIVELMRNYGQHSAVFAGFESCTGEIIITMDADLQNPPEEIPRLVSTMEEGGFEVVGTVRHARKDSIFRKLPSRIVNGWARKITGVNLSDWGCMLRAYRREVVDLMVKSQEHSTFIPALATTFAKKVTEIEVGHEERFAGESKYSIAKLISLQFDLVTSFSDFPLKLLLYTGLILAIAGTSLGIVLAVARFYFGADWAAQGVFTLFAVLFFFIGAQFLAFGIMGEYVGRIYKEVKKRPPYTIRRIHDSALH
- a CDS encoding lysylphosphatidylglycerol synthase transmembrane domain-containing protein, with protein sequence MKKGLIFTIILAAIAFTSIGMWGDVLKAGNELRNFPWYLIPLIAFFGFMNDMIKFGRWHIYLKKMGYETTLKESLVIFVSGLSMSATPGKIGLLIKSQMLKKLSGRSFISSTPVIAAELYMDMIGLSVISLLAVGLFAKGMWAALILCVLPLLALNQKFSGFCIDILAKIPSLKHRADDLRKAVDDMFGLFGFRTLIASFAITLIAWTSEGVALTLILNGLGFDMGIIKSTAIFGFSTLIGVISMLPGGLIVTDAGLMGLIVHEGVPAQAAGLATIMARVFTLWLAVGIGSIVLFINRKYIYGNIREVS
- a CDS encoding aminotransferase class I/II-fold pyridoxal phosphate-dependent enzyme: MNEFIPMSRPFIGEEEIEEVTKVLRSGWITTGPKCKEFEEIYASLTGAREGIALVSATAGMHLTLKALGIGAGDEVITPSMTFASTVNQIALAGARPVFADCDYDTLMVKPEDIARLITKKTKAIIPVHFAGAPADMDAIEAAAGNIPIIEDAAHAIDTHYKGKHIGSKNLAIFSFHPIKNITTTEGGMITGSDEILMKRIRILRFHGIERDAWKRYGKGSDPSYDITEPGYKYNMTDVQAAIGIAQMKKLGIITKKRSEIANAYLAGMKDIKGIDLPGIPSYDHKHSWHLFVVKVTSMSRGEFMAALAEENIGYGIHFPACHTLKYVKDMFGETSLPVTENTSEKILSLPIYPSMTEEEVISVVRAVKRILA
- a CDS encoding glycosyltransferase family 39 protein, producing MDYKDKSHGIDVSSWMAPAVIIIAAAALLINIGMPSLWGSEGRWAVIARYMFRTGDLFHPMLGNYPYWDKPILSYWQVIPFGYITDGVTEAASRMPSVIWAVIWLILTYSTASRLAGKKAGILSIMALASSYGFMFWGRNAQVEMSNAAIIMLAIWYFLRHKDDSGKAWLFILAAITGLGANLKGLPAVGAPALAIILASLVLKDWKWFPKPHIFISAVVFGFLIFISIPALASAVTGSMEPLDLVWKENVVRFFSPFDHKDAFYVYFIRIFDLFAPWSILLPAVFVYIFRQKRFTNQGMKTVLLYFAGIFLFFTLSGSRRSYYILPALPFAAMTVGFFLSEIESAGTSSGYRLFFSISGLLFSLCLIAPVFILTIKPGLIPVANVKDLMPVAAMLLVIGIYTGFYSIRTKPVPVMAGLLSVWLIYSAGIVPFVSKLPGNLRSEVNMLKSTDREVSYLSSDDAKIIFYLDKPYTVFTEKGPAKRWALNTHGIILAHDEVKEPGWNKLYEVGKCIAYEIGDEK
- a CDS encoding glycosyltransferase family 39 protein; translation: MEEGVNKIFYLKLTVLVIVLSMQFVGIFDHSLWTPDEPRVAEIAREMAVSGDYLIPQHSNAPFLEQPPLYYTLAALFYRIFGTSNEGFGRLASVIFALATLAVVFYGTRRLFSERIALLAVLILSSCFTFYEVSHKMLVDSALCLFITGALFSFILAETGRFKHGYKLFWIGLGLAFMSKGIIGIAIPCVAATAYYIWQGKFPELKKIWFFQGCAAVIIFMAAWAFVLYQRGGIEFIRTFYLYNQLGRFLNIGIYSGGHVRPFYYYFTTIWADAAPWSLILVPFFISIRNYTNEKKFIVSWFIAGFILLSIASTKRGLYILPLLPAMAVMAALWMEHVITEASSRTDKVFFWIIIILVSVCSLLLPFVYVMKFHGAYLTAVLLLLTGLALPVFVYRIFKPGLAFVLVVSWTFLIVLWIPFVIPLVDIQKSYKPLFTQIGEYANGSQVTGYQLTESLEAFSPFYGNFYVENIENRDVFEKLIKSPGTSYLMIIPVRTDDGLKQLIKERYTRIVSDTDKDVEIWKRWVEG